tccccccctcctcaccctcctcaccctcctctcatgTCTCACGCACCATCAAGTCCCATGACAGCAAACAGCATTTCCTCAAGATCCCCTAGGAgcggtgcatttgtgtgtgtgtgtgtgtgtatgtgagtgttgtgtgtgtgtttatgtgtgtgtgtgtgggggggggtgtctgcatgtgtgtgcgtgtgcgcctgtgtgtgataAATGACGCCACCCCCACACAGCCAGATGTTTATGTATTTGAGTACATTcaagcacaaacacataatCTCTGCATGAGTGGCAGCTATAGATGCCACTGTTCACAGCATCCTGCTTTAGAACACCACAACAATTCACAGATGGGACTCCACGATAAACCCTTATCTTTCCATTcctttgtgtgtttgggggataTGAATGCATCTATCCATTCCTCAGAGTACATGGGATGGAAGTCCTTGTGGTTTGCTCTGTGGAGCCCCTCTAACTTTGTTTACATATTTACAAGCCTCTCATTAAGAGTTAGCGTTCAAAGCTTCTTCCTCTCATTCTGTCTGCAGTCCTTCAACGCTCGACCCAGCGAAGCCCTGCCCCCTAGTGGTTGAACTGAATTACGCACCACTGCATGTTCGAGTGCCAGTCCAAGGACAGATGAAGGAACCAGAAGAGGTGCTGAATAACAGTGTGATGCCATAACTATAGACTGATGAATGTTTTCTCTACTCAGAAGACCACACTGATTGACTCACCCACACATGAAAGGCCCTggctttcacacacagacaaccttGCCTCCCTTTCAGCTCTCTGAGGAATATTTCAAATGAATTCTGGGTAGCTGTAATCCTAAATGGCTTCTAGCTAAAAGCACACCTTAATTGCTAGCAGTTGGAATGGAATTTCTGGAGCTTAGAGTCGCTGGTGTGTGGTGGTTTACCCAACCATGGTGCCAGGATTACTCAGCACAGCGAGAATCATACATATGGAAATTCCATCACCTCATGATCCCCACATTGAAAGAATCCGAGAAAGAAACTAGCATAGTGAAATACCCACCATGCTGTCCTATTTCTTCACTCGGCTGGATTGAGGGCAGGGAGAAGGAGTAAAGGGAGCAGCCTGTATTTATCTCCGTATCCCCCACTGAGAGAGGCGGACTCGGAGCAGAGCTTGGGCCCGTGGTTCACAGATGCTTCAGAGTCCTGTTCAAAGGGCCCCTCTGCCGAATTTACTCCCCGCGCGCTGATTGGTACACCGCTCGGTAAATATTTGATGTTGCGTCCTCCTCGTGTCTGAGAGCCTGGTATCGTCTTCCCACAGTTGTTTTTAGGTCAGACTGAGACATCGCCTGGGTTGCTGTTTCACAGAACGGgacaggggggggtgggggggggagggttgtttGAAATgtgccccagttcagaggaaggctTTGACTTTGTGTAAAGTGTGTCAAAAGCTGGTTGAGGGATGGAGCAagcgagcgagggagcgagcgagggcCCCCTGCCTCCTGACGCTTTGCTCCCGTggagctctcttcctctctctttcttcctctctctctcttcccctctctctctctctctctctctctcaccctctctccttttccatatATGAGCCTTTCATCCACAGTGAACCGTACTGTAGACAAGAGCAGCCGAGGCGACACCACCAGAGAGTGAGGAGATGTGTTGTTGACACAAAGACTTCTGTGTGCTTCTATGACTGGGTACCCACCTgtaggtgagggggtgaggtgagggggtgaggtgaggggctgaggtgaggtgagggggtgaggtgaggtgaaggggtgaggtgaggtgaggtgaggtgagggggagactgCACGCAGTGTGAGGCATCGCCAGGATTGTTAGtgttgagggggtgggggagaagcTATCTACTACAGGATGGTTCGTTGGGGACCCAGTTAATAGGAAATCGTTATGTAAATCCAATCTAATTAAAATGAGACCCACAGTACTGTAgtcttagacacacacagggaggcctGTGGTAAATCATATTAGAACTGCAGCTCATTTGCATCACCAGTGTTTTTATTCAGGAAGGATATTAGATGCAGTCTTTCAATAAATATTCATACTATTAACATGGGTGTTTGAGGACAGATGTTGTCTGTGCTAAATGTCATGAGGCCTGAATCTGGGCCATCTACTTGGACCagtataaataatttgttttctTTTAGCAGTAGAATCAATGCAGGATCCAGTCAGAAGGCTCATCAAATTCACCTCTTGGATTATTTCCAAATACTCTAAGGGGTTTGATCAATGTATTTGATGTGCTTGATGTCTGTTATTATGCAATATTTGAAATTGATGTGTCAAATGACTTGACGGAATTGGCCGAGAACCCCGCGCCCGTGCAGCTCAGAGGAGAATAAACAGCCACTAAGCTGTGGGTAATTCCTCTGACTGGTGTTATTATCCTGCTGGTTAAGAAGGGAGCTACGCAATAATAATGACTGGCATTTCTCTCCATCTGCACGAGCCGCGTTGAGACGGGCAAAGTCAAATCAAACACGGGCGCGTCAAATCACTCCAATCAGCAACACACCCGACAGCCTATTAAACCTCTTATATACCACCACACCTGGCTTAGTGTCAGATCAGACACAAAGAGAGCCTGTCTCAACCCCACCCACAGTGTCCAAATACTGGAGGTACGTTTGTTTCATCTAGGAGTCTTGAGCTATTGGGTCTGCTCCATGGCCTGAATCAAGCGCACCCACTAACTGATACAATAGCTGTGATCTGGGACATGGGTCTGTTATCTGATAATTGTGTTGGTTTAACCCCCTGCAGAAGCTGAGTGGTTAACTAGGCTGGAAACGACCTGTATGCGGAGGGGCACGTTGAGATCatagtgaccccccccccccacccgcaccCCCCACAGGAGGTGTTGTGTTGCCCTGCATCACACCACACCATCAGCTGCTACTGAGCTATTCTGGACCCGGGAACAAGACCAGGGACAATTGCAGGCATACCTGCCTGACCTGtggcgtgtttgtgtgagtcgATACAGAAGGGAGTGGGGTTGAGGGgcgaaatgtgtatgtgtgtgtatatagtagtGCCTTTGTTTGTTGGTACATGCCCTCTAACGTTCTATTGTGGGCGGAGAGAGGTCAACAGGGCTTAGGACACAGAGTACCAGTCCTGTGGGCCCTGgtctggctacacacacacacacaatttataGATTTCTGCTTCATGGGACTACAGAGTAAatgcacaaaagcacacacccacacatatcaTCTTCACCTGTAATTAGCCCCTCATCGCTGCTCTGGTCTGATCTCATCCAAGGGCCTGAGGCACCGGTGAATCACAGCAGCGGACAGCCTCGTAAAACGCTCCATTAACCAGTTATGAGTCTTTATGAGCCGCCACCTGACCAGCGGAGCTGTGTTGTCTTTGGAGGGGTCATCACAGGAGCAGATATGAGCGTCCTCCAGCAGAACGGCCTCTGGAATGACTGTTAGGGCTTCCCAGCAAACAGGGCCCACATTTAACACGGCACACTCGCCGAGACACAAGGTTCTCAAGGCCGAGAGAATATGGAGGACATCTCtgcaaggggagggaggagctggGGAGAAAAATGTATAGTTCGAGATGCAAGAATGACCTCTTGAAGAGGTCTCTTTCAAACCAAGTCAATCTTCCACAGTGTCTGCTCCatcagcctgtgtgtttgtggagtggTGTGGAGGTGTCTGGAGTGTTCCTGTGAGGGAGTTAGGGTGGGAGTTTGGAACAGGGGTTGGACCAGGGGTtgaacaggagagaacaggacagGGAAGGACAGGTGTGTTCTATGGCACAGGTAGGTCAGAGCAAAGGTAGGACATTGATAGGACACGTTTAGGTCATGGGTAGGACAGTTCAGGAGTAGGGGAGACGCCTTGAACTTGGTGTGCCTGTGATGCACTCTAATGTGACCAATGTGGAGCCGAGAGGCGTTGCATCCGGAGGGACTATTTTAGCCAGCCCTGCTCTCAGAGGGGGAACACAACCCATAAATCAATCATCCATATTCACAAACAGCTTTCTGCCATCCAACATTACAGCAAAGCTCACACTGGTTTCTTTCTCTACGGGTAAGTGATCTGATTGTGTAGGGTAGATAGAAATTCTGGATAATGGAAGGGTTCTGACAGAATGTTTGTTATGATAAGAGTGATAAGTAATTAGCCATGTAGGAATGTTTTGTTTGGTAGTTGTTGTATTGTTAACAAGAGGGTTCTGTAGCTGACGCTTTAAGGTCATCATACACAAAGTTTacgatcggtgtgtgtgtgtgtgtgtgtgtgtgtgtgtgtaacctcatTCTAACTTGCAAGGCTGTTGTGTTGGAGGTCATAGACCATATCTTCCTTACAATCTTGATATTTCCAACCAAAACTGAATTtataatttgtattttattgtattaGAATATTGTATTTGAATAATGTTAGAATGTTGGAGCACAACAtttagggtgtgtgtatgtgtgtttctatgtaTGTCTGCCTCACACCACCACATGTAAGCCCTCCAGAAATgcgactgtatgtgtgtgtgtgtgcacgcgctcagggcgtgcgtgtctgtgtgtgtgttaacagagAGCTAATAAGGCCTGCTGCGCTGTGTCACAGTGAAGGTCACCAGTTCGATCCTTCTGTGTAATGTCAGAGAGCTGACATTAAGGCAGACAGGCCTTTCCTCAGTAGGAGCGCAACGCCTTGGGAGATGAAGCCCCGCTGCTCTCTACGGTCCTCTAAGCCTCAATAACCAGGAAGGATTAGCACCTGTGTGGTAGCACTTTGCTTACGGGGTGTAGGAGCATGCGGAGGATGAGAGATGGATAGGTGAAACGTGTCCACCTGACGGGtaatgtcaggtggctgagcggtgagggaatcaggctagtaatccgaaggttgccagttggattcccggctgtgccaactgatgttgtgtccttgtgctGTCAACGTGATGACCGGAGACAGTAGACTGACAGACCGGCAtactacagagagacagacagacagacagacagacagagaaagatagagcGAGGGGaagatcaagagagagagaaaatagataAAAAGAGACAGGGTGAATgctaagagagacagacagcttaAAGCGAGAGGAAAATAAAAATCGGAGGGCCTCGCTACAATTACAGCCAGATAATCATCCAGGCTGCAGTCCAATAGCTGCAGCCATGAGTGTGATTTGTGTTCAATTACACCGGCTCATAATGTTTATGGGTGCAGGACAGGGATGGTGCTAACCTATTGGATTCCTTTTACAGTATATGAGAGAATCATTGCTGAATGTAATATTGCTACCtgtgtgaaaaatgatccagtAGATAGGTTTTATGTGACCTTGCAGAAGGTGTCATATGCTACACCACACGTCATATCCTAAAGGTACAATGCGTGAATTTATATTATTATCATGTCACACAGTATCTCACACATTCCTGTTCCAGTCTGTGACGGTTATATGACGTGATCATGCGGGTTGTAATCTGTTGTGTATGCCATGTGGAGCCCTCTGTGTGAGGCACTGCCAACTTGGCTCTGCAGTCTACTGGCTGCAGGCTTCTAACAAACACTGACCTCAACTATGTTGGCTCTCCACCAGGGACCCTAGCCCAGCACAGCCATGTCTGAAGGGTAAGTCTCTCCACTGTCAATCAGCAGGAATTACTTTATTTTCACCCTGTGATGGAACAAAGTAACCACCTCTATTTtggcttgtttgtttgtcttcTTTTTGTCTTTGTCCTTTGGACGTCTTTTGTTTTCTGATTTCCTTCATGCTTGGCGCAGACCGGTGAGTGTTTTGAAGATATGGATCCACATATCTATGCCCTGTTGTTGTTTGCGTGTGAAATAACAAACCACCTTAAAAGGACCAATTAAATTTAGCTCAGTAAATGGTCCATCCGTAAACATTTTTAATTTTAGTCATAAAAAACTGCACACCATGCCTGTCTAATTGCCCTAACAACCTGCCAACAGCTAAAAGTGCTACATTTAGAAATCAAACATTTACTGGCAATTTCAGAACACCAGCGGGTATTGCGTCACCACAGCCCTGGTCAGGAGTTAATCCACTGCATAATGAAGAGGTCCATCCACTACACTCACACTGCACTCAACTCCACACGACCATTAAGCCGCAGGGCAGGGCCGGCCTCCACAGCCCCACAGGGCCTCAGCCTGGGTTCACCCCCTGGGATTAACACCCCACACTCTCTAATCTACAAAGCAGCGGATGGGCCTATCAGCCCTTGGGGACTAAGTCCATCCAGCTCATGTCTACGTGAACACAGCAAAACACAAATCCCCACTCCCTCCATGGGCAAGACCGTGTCTCTGGGAGCAGAGGTGAGTGTAGGGTAAAGGTGGAACACCTGGACTGAGGCAGTCCTAATCAGACTAGACATCCTGAGCATGGTCCCTGGCCTGTCTGTAATGAGCCCTCAGTATGCAGGTGAGCTAACATCGTTAGCCTGGCTAATGGAGTCTGCTCAACTGTTTGtcggtgcgagagagagagagagagagagagagagagagagagagagagagagagagagagagagagagagagagagagagagagagagagagagagagagagagagagaggaggtctcTGACTATGTCTGTTCTGCTTCTCTGTTTCAGAAAAAACCCAAGTACTCAGCAACCCGCAGGCTATTACTGAAGGTATTGTgggtctgatacacacacaaacacacacacacacccacttaaaAGGTCTTGTAATGGTAAGACTATTAAAGATGCTCTGTTCTGATCCCTGTTCACAGACCAAACTTTTGAAAAAGGCAGACAGCTTGTTGGTGGAGGAGGCGCAGAGACAAATCGAAGAGAGAGACACCACCCTAAAAGAGAAAGCTCCGCCCCTCAAACTATCCGGCCTATCCATACAAGAGCTCCAGGTTGGTGGCCAATCACAGACCTGGTCAGGAAACATGCACCTGCACAACAAGGAGATTTGACTGTGGTGAACAGGTCTAAACAAGATGTCAGAAACAACATTTATCTGGAAACAATGCTGATCAAAGCCCGTTCAAATCTCCCTAATGACAGCttcactgcagacagacagtctcCTGTCTGATCCAAACACAAATAACTGGGGCACAGACAGACCACTGGCACgtcagggggtggaggtggtggttgggTTGGGGGGGTGTATATGAGCAGGACAGCCTGACACTGAGCCAGTGAAGTTCTCGTCAGGACTAATCCCTGGTGCTTTACTAGAAAACACTCCCTTCATCTCTTTCACATACGCCAGAACAGCTCCACGCAGCCttctcctgtctgtcagcctgacaACTGACTGGAATCCCAAACCTGTTGCTTTTAAAGAGCTTTTGATAAATTTCACACACTTACTGAGCAGTCCTTGGTGGCTTAGATTATATTGAGTGTGTACTATGTGTTCACAGGACCTGTGTAAGGATCTGCACCAGAAGATTGACGTTGTGGATGACGCTCGCTACGATATAGAAGTAAAGGTGGCCAAGAATGACAAAGAGGTACTCTCTTTGTGATGGAAATGAACCTAAGTTTACACTCTTGGGTTTATGATTCACCGAGACACACTCTGTGATTACCTGAAGTAACCTGAAGTCTTTGAAGGAAGCTCCTTCTTCCAGCCTTTGAAAATATTTACATCTCAACAGCTTTTCTCTTAGTAGCTTTTCTCACCATTGGCTTGTGGACCGATTTACCAGGCAAAGATTGCACCCATTCTAGAAATAAAAAAGACTTCTGATTGAAATGAGGTTTATAAAATGAAAAAtcattgtttgtatttgtgCTCAGGTCTAGTCCAGACTGAGGTAGCCTGCCACTCAACTGCATCAGTACTTTGATATTTTGCTTCACATTGTGAGCAGCTCTATGTGATGGGTTGACAGTTGGTTGGTTTGACAGTGTTACCAGACAGGCTGTTgatgaggctctgtggtgtggttctGATGTCTGATGTGTGGTCCCGGACAGATCGAGTCACTGAGCCAGAAGATGTTTGAGCTCAAGGGACGTAAAAGACCTAACCTTAAGAGGGTGAAGAAGTCAGCTGATGCTGTGCTCGGGGCCCTGACTGAAACCAAGTCCATGAAAGCAGACTTCAAGGCCAAACTGAAGACtgtgaagaaagaggaggagaaggttagTCACAatctggagagaaaaaaaaatcattctaatattttctgttttttgtcttgtttttgcCTTGGGATTGATAAAGTACCAACCTAC
The Osmerus eperlanus chromosome 17, fOsmEpe2.1, whole genome shotgun sequence DNA segment above includes these coding regions:
- the tnni4a gene encoding LOW QUALITY PROTEIN: troponin I4a (The sequence of the model RefSeq protein was modified relative to this genomic sequence to represent the inferred CDS: substituted 1 base at 1 genomic stop codon); this translates as MSEGXKKPKYSATRRLLLKTKLLKKADSLLVEEAQRQIEERDTTLKEKAPPLKLSGLSIQELQDLCKDLHQKIDVVDDARYDIEVKVAKNDKEIESLSQKMFELKGRKRPNLKRVKKSADAVLGALTETKSMKADFKAKLKTVKKEEEKKEETDWRKNVEALSGMEGRKKMFAAQ